One Amaranthus tricolor cultivar Red isolate AtriRed21 chromosome 1, ASM2621246v1, whole genome shotgun sequence DNA window includes the following coding sequences:
- the LOC130827005 gene encoding uncharacterized protein LOC130827005 has protein sequence NNNSNNNNNNNNNNNNNNNNNNNNNNNNNNNNNNNNNNNKNNNDNNNNNNNNNNNNNNNNNNNNNNNNNNNNNNNNNNNNNNNNNNNNNNNNNNDNNNNNNNNNNNNNNNNNNNNNNNNNNNNNNNNNNNNNNNNNNNNNNNNNNNNNNNNNNNNNNNNNNNNNNNNISNNNNNNNNNNNNNNNNNNNNNNNNNNNKNKNNNKKNNNNNNSNNNNNNNNNNNNNNNNNNNNNNNNKNKNNNTKNNNNNNSNNNNNNNNNNNNNNNNNNNNNNN, from the exons aataataacagtaataataataataataataataataataataataataataataataataataataataataataataataataataataataataataataataataataataataaaaataataatgacaataataataacaataataataataataataataataataataataataataataataat aacaataataataataataataataataataataataataataataataataataataataataataataataataataataataataatgacaataataataataataataataataataataataataataataataataataataataataataataataataataataataataataataataacaataataataataataataataataataataataataataataat aataataataacaataataataataataataataataataataataataataataataataataataataataatattagtaataataataataataataataataataataacaataataataataataataataataataataataataataataataataaaaataaaaataataataagaaaaataataataataataatagtaataataataataataataataataataataataataataataataataataataataataataataataataaaaataaaaataataatacgaaaaataataataataataacagtaataataataataataataataataataataataataataataataataataataataataataataat
- the LOC130808294 gene encoding uncharacterized protein LOC130808294, which translates to NNNSNNNNNNNNNNNNNNNNNNNNNNNNNNNNNNNNNNNKNNNDNNNNNNNNNNNNNNNNNNNNNNNNNNNNNNNNNNNNNNNNNNNNNNNNNNNDNNNNNNNNNNNNNNNNNNNNNNNNNNNNNNNNNNNNNNNNNNNNNNNNNNNNNNNNNNNNNNNNNNNNNNISNNNNNNNNNNNNNNNNNNNNNNNNNNNNKNKNNNKKNNNNNNSNNNNNNNNNNNNNNNNNNNNNNNNNNNKNKNNNTKNNNNNNSNNNNNNNNNNNNNNNNNNNNNNNNNNNNKNNNDNNNNNNNNNNMLFWVD; encoded by the exons aataataacagtaataataataataataataataataataataataataataataataataataataataataataataataataataataataataataataataataataataataaaaataataatgacaataataataacaataataataataataataataataataataataataataataataataataat aacaataataataataataataataataataataataataataataataataataataataataataataataataataataataatgacaataataataataataataataataataataataataataataataataataataataataataataataataataataataataataataacaataataataataataataataataataataataataataataat aataataataacaataataataataataataataataataataataataataataataataataataataatattagtaataataataataataataataataataataacaataataataataataataataataataataataataataataataataataaaaataaaaataataataagaaaaataataataataataatagtaataataataataataataataataataataataataataataataataataataataataataataataataataataataaaaataaaaataataatacgaaaaataataataataataacagtaataataataataataataataataataataataataataataataataataataataataataataataataataataataataaaaataataatgacaataataataacaataataataataataatatgctgTTTTGGGTGGACTGA